One stretch of Chlamydia abortus DNA includes these proteins:
- the lptB gene encoding LPS export ABC transporter ATP-binding protein, with product MPILSVCNLVKKYNKKPVTNDVSFEVNAGEVVGLLGPNGAGKTTAFYLTVGLIRPDSGKIIFKNTDVTKRTMDYRARLGIGYLAQEPTVFKDLTVKENLICILEIIYKARKQQSHLLDTLIDDLQLASCINKKAGTLSGGERRRLEIACVLALNPSVLLLDEPFANVDPLVIQNVKYLIKILSSRGIGILITDHNAKELLSIADRCYLIIDGKIFFEGSSSQMIANPMVKQHYLGDSFSY from the coding sequence ATGCCGATACTTTCCGTATGTAATTTAGTAAAAAAGTATAACAAGAAGCCTGTGACTAACGACGTCTCTTTTGAAGTCAATGCTGGGGAAGTGGTTGGTCTACTAGGTCCTAATGGCGCAGGGAAAACAACTGCATTTTACCTTACTGTAGGTTTAATCCGTCCCGATTCCGGGAAAATCATATTCAAAAATACGGATGTGACTAAAAGAACTATGGACTATCGAGCAAGATTGGGAATTGGTTATCTAGCTCAAGAGCCCACGGTATTTAAGGATCTGACAGTAAAAGAAAACTTAATTTGCATTCTAGAGATTATCTATAAAGCAAGAAAACAACAATCCCATCTTCTAGATACATTGATAGATGATTTACAACTGGCCTCTTGCATCAACAAAAAAGCCGGAACACTCTCTGGGGGAGAACGACGGAGATTAGAAATCGCCTGCGTATTAGCTTTAAATCCTAGTGTTCTTTTACTTGACGAGCCATTTGCAAACGTTGATCCTCTCGTCATTCAAAATGTAAAATACCTAATCAAAATTCTTTCCAGTCGAGGTATTGGTATTCTTATTACAGACCATAATGCCAAAGAATTACTTTCCATAGCTGATCGGTGCTATCTCATTATTGATGGAAAGATCTTCTTCGAAGGTTCTTCCTCACAAATGATAGCCAACCCTATGGTAAAGCAGCACTACCTTGGAGATTCATTCTCTTATTAG
- a CDS encoding DUF1137 domain-containing protein produces MTKFLFYGLFCSLAILGIACTTIVAIIKVDSICDVSCMNKHFEKAPPFLKIKKLGVHKQITSPERQFFNCHVDKSCMELHFSDANYACQEALSKLSGHIHTQDLDKLMTFQGNGGLLNYQDCSLNIYDCRFHVDPIHPDPHAPEERAVGGMKTLSLSLLRK; encoded by the coding sequence ATGACCAAATTTTTGTTCTACGGCTTGTTCTGCTCATTAGCAATACTTGGGATTGCCTGTACAACAATAGTGGCTATAATCAAAGTAGATAGCATTTGCGATGTTTCTTGCATGAACAAGCATTTTGAAAAAGCTCCTCCTTTTCTAAAAATAAAAAAACTTGGGGTACACAAACAGATCACTTCTCCTGAACGGCAGTTTTTCAACTGCCATGTGGATAAATCTTGTATGGAACTGCATTTCTCTGATGCAAATTATGCTTGTCAAGAGGCTCTGTCTAAACTTTCTGGGCATATCCATACCCAAGACTTAGACAAACTGATGACGTTTCAGGGCAACGGCGGTCTGTTAAATTACCAAGACTGCTCTTTAAATATTTATGATTGTCGCTTTCATGTAGATCCTATCCACCCTGATCCCCATGCTCCTGAAGAGCGCGCTGTAGGAGGCATGAAAACTTTGTCGCTGTCTTTATTGAGAAAATGA
- the kdsA gene encoding 3-deoxy-8-phosphooctulonate synthase: protein MFSDKMILIAGPCVIEEEETTLEIAAKIQEIVAPYADHIHWIFKSSYDKANRSSIHSYRGPGLKEGLRILSKVKQTFGVEILTDVHSPEEARAAAEVCDILQIPAFLCRQTDLLVAAAETQAVINIKKGQFLSPWDMQGPVDKVLSTGNSKIILTERGCSFGYNNLVSDMRAIAVLSKMGFPVVFDGTHSVQLPGGLKTHSGGQTEFIPTLTRAALAAGAHGLFIETHTNPAIAKSDAASMLSLKAFEVLLPVWNQLYQCVRSFEMASV from the coding sequence ATGTTCTCAGATAAGATGATCCTCATTGCGGGACCTTGTGTTATAGAGGAAGAAGAAACTACGTTAGAAATCGCCGCAAAAATCCAAGAGATAGTTGCTCCCTATGCCGATCACATCCACTGGATTTTCAAAAGTAGCTACGACAAAGCCAATCGTTCTTCTATACATTCTTACCGTGGCCCTGGGTTAAAAGAGGGGTTGAGAATCCTATCCAAAGTTAAACAAACTTTTGGTGTAGAAATCCTCACGGATGTGCACTCGCCAGAGGAAGCGCGTGCCGCAGCAGAGGTGTGTGATATTCTTCAAATCCCTGCATTTCTATGCCGTCAAACAGATCTTCTCGTTGCTGCTGCTGAAACCCAAGCAGTTATTAACATTAAAAAAGGGCAATTTCTCTCTCCCTGGGATATGCAAGGCCCTGTAGACAAAGTCCTCTCTACCGGAAATTCCAAGATTATTTTAACTGAGCGCGGCTGCTCTTTTGGTTACAACAATCTGGTTTCAGATATGCGTGCGATTGCTGTTCTCTCGAAGATGGGTTTCCCCGTAGTTTTCGATGGGACACATTCTGTACAGCTTCCTGGGGGGTTAAAAACCCATAGCGGTGGGCAGACAGAGTTTATACCCACATTAACACGAGCTGCTCTAGCTGCAGGAGCTCATGGTTTATTCATAGAAACGCATACGAATCCTGCGATAGCAAAAAGTGATGCCGCTTCTATGTTATCTTTAAAAGCTTTTGAAGTTCTCCTTCCGGTATGGAATCAGCTGTATCAATGTGTACGTTCGTTTGAGATGGCCTCAGTATGA
- a CDS encoding KH domain-containing protein, with protein MKDFLSYIIKNLVDRPEEVHIKEVQGTHTIIYELTVAKPDIGKIIGKEGRTIKAIRTLLVSVASRNNVKVSLEIMEDK; from the coding sequence ATGAAAGACTTTTTAAGTTACATTATCAAAAACCTTGTGGATCGCCCTGAGGAAGTACACATTAAAGAAGTTCAAGGCACTCACACCATTATTTACGAATTAACTGTTGCGAAACCTGATATTGGCAAAATTATTGGAAAAGAGGGCCGCACCATCAAAGCGATTCGTACTCTCCTGGTCTCTGTAGCTAGTAGAAATAATGTAAAAGTTAGCTTAGAAATTATGGAAGATAAATAG
- a CDS encoding RluA family pseudouridine synthase has translation MQSNTPLFFIVNETNRDRLDKFLVSQNPKYSRAFYQQHIVDQRVTINEQIQTKVSTQLVPGDTVSITIEEKEEPSELLPEAIPLEKIYEDEMILVINKPRDMVVHPAPGHTRGTVVHALLHEIGERLKQEFPEEPWRPGIIHRLDKDTSGLLITAKTRQAKMIYSELFATKQLKKSYLAICVGKPSASVIHTKLARHHTKRKEMAVSSTGKEAITRCEVLAYNGKFSLVLLHPETGRTHQLRVHMKHLSTPILGDPVYGSASANSCYGLDKQQLHAYSVNFIHPQTHKHLNLTTELPRDMKILIIKEFYNSKTVINKQLFESIIK, from the coding sequence ATGCAATCAAATACTCCTCTTTTTTTTATTGTTAATGAAACTAATCGAGATCGGTTAGATAAGTTTTTAGTTTCGCAAAACCCAAAATATTCTCGAGCTTTTTATCAACAGCACATTGTAGATCAACGGGTGACAATTAATGAGCAAATACAGACAAAAGTTTCCACACAATTGGTTCCTGGGGATACCGTCTCTATTACTATTGAAGAAAAAGAAGAGCCTTCAGAACTGTTACCCGAAGCTATCCCTCTAGAGAAAATCTACGAAGATGAGATGATTCTCGTTATAAATAAACCTAGGGATATGGTCGTACATCCTGCGCCTGGGCACACTCGAGGTACAGTGGTTCATGCTCTACTTCATGAAATCGGAGAGCGTCTCAAACAAGAGTTCCCTGAAGAGCCATGGAGACCGGGTATCATCCACAGATTAGACAAAGATACTTCAGGATTACTCATCACGGCAAAAACCCGCCAAGCAAAAATGATTTACAGTGAATTATTTGCGACAAAACAGTTGAAAAAGAGTTATTTAGCGATTTGTGTCGGGAAACCATCAGCTTCTGTAATCCATACAAAATTAGCTAGACATCACACGAAACGCAAAGAAATGGCTGTTTCCTCAACAGGGAAAGAAGCTATTACTCGTTGCGAGGTACTCGCTTACAATGGGAAATTCAGTTTAGTACTCCTGCATCCAGAAACAGGACGAACTCATCAACTTAGAGTGCATATGAAACATCTATCCACTCCAATTTTAGGTGATCCGGTGTATGGATCAGCTTCTGCCAACTCATGTTATGGTCTTGACAAACAACAATTACACGCCTATAGCGTGAATTTTATCCACCCTCAGACGCATAAACACCTAAACTTAACAACAGAATTACCCCGGGATATGAAGATCTTGATAATAAAAGAATTTTATAATAGTAAAACTGTTATTAACAAACAATTATTTGAATCAATCATAAAATAA
- a CDS encoding DNA gyrase subunit A, translating into MHDVSELFKTHFMHYASYVILERAIPHILDGLKPVQRRLLWTLFCMDDGKMHKVANIAGRTMALHPHGDAPIVEALVVLANKGYLIDMQGNFGNPLTGDPHAAARYIEARLSPLAKEILFNTDLMSFHDSYDGRDKEPDILPAKLPLLLLHGVEGIAVGMTTKIFPHNLCELIEAQIAILNNRAFTLLPDFYSGGVMDASEYQDGLGSITMRASIQTVDQKTLIIKEICPSTTTETLIRSIENAAKRGVIKIDSIQDFSTDQPHIEIKLPKGVYAKDIIEPLFQYTECQVVLTSRPTAIYNNKPVETSISEILKLHTEVLEGYLQKELEILQDELAQEHYYKSLEYIFIKYRLYDTVRANLSKLKNTVSQEDLHAAVLTALAPFLSSLPTIPSKQATGQLASLAIKKILCFNENRYTKDLAAIEKKQAAVNKDLSNMKKFTIKYLKGLSAKYGELGKRKTQVLSFSKQKKSILKQQTLV; encoded by the coding sequence ATGCATGATGTTTCAGAACTTTTTAAAACACATTTTATGCATTACGCATCGTATGTGATTTTAGAAAGAGCCATTCCTCATATCCTTGATGGCCTTAAACCTGTCCAGCGACGCTTACTGTGGACATTATTTTGTATGGACGACGGCAAAATGCATAAAGTTGCCAATATTGCCGGTAGAACTATGGCGCTACATCCCCATGGGGATGCTCCGATTGTCGAAGCTCTTGTTGTGTTGGCAAATAAAGGTTACCTTATCGATATGCAAGGAAACTTTGGGAATCCTCTAACAGGTGACCCTCATGCCGCAGCGAGATATATCGAGGCACGTCTTAGCCCTCTAGCTAAAGAAATCTTATTCAATACGGATTTGATGTCTTTTCATGATTCCTATGACGGAAGAGATAAGGAGCCTGATATCCTTCCTGCGAAGCTTCCCTTACTTTTGTTACATGGTGTTGAAGGGATTGCTGTAGGGATGACGACAAAAATCTTCCCGCATAATCTTTGTGAGCTTATAGAAGCACAAATTGCTATTTTAAATAATCGTGCTTTTACCTTGCTTCCTGATTTCTATTCGGGGGGTGTGATGGATGCCTCAGAATATCAAGACGGCTTAGGCTCAATAACCATGCGCGCTTCTATTCAAACGGTGGATCAAAAAACCCTAATCATCAAAGAAATTTGTCCATCAACCACAACAGAAACCCTAATCCGCTCTATAGAAAATGCAGCTAAACGTGGTGTGATCAAAATTGATTCGATTCAAGATTTCTCCACAGACCAACCCCACATAGAAATCAAACTCCCTAAAGGCGTTTACGCTAAGGATATTATCGAACCTTTATTCCAATATACGGAATGTCAAGTGGTTTTAACCTCGAGACCTACGGCTATTTATAATAATAAACCTGTTGAGACTTCCATCTCGGAAATTTTAAAACTCCACACAGAAGTTTTAGAAGGCTATCTCCAAAAAGAATTGGAGATACTCCAGGATGAGTTAGCTCAAGAACATTATTATAAATCTCTGGAGTATATTTTCATTAAATACCGTCTGTACGATACGGTGAGGGCAAACCTCTCTAAGTTAAAAAATACGGTGTCTCAAGAAGATCTACATGCAGCGGTTTTGACTGCTCTAGCGCCTTTTCTCTCTAGCTTACCTACAATTCCAAGTAAACAAGCAACAGGGCAACTTGCTTCCTTAGCCATTAAGAAAATTCTCTGCTTTAATGAAAATCGCTATACCAAAGATCTTGCAGCAATAGAGAAAAAACAAGCTGCTGTAAACAAAGATCTCAGCAACATGAAAAAGTTCACCATCAAATATCTCAAAGGCCTTTCAGCAAAATATGGCGAACTTGGGAAAAGAAAGACTCAAGTTCTATCTTTTTCAAAACAAAAGAAATCCATTCTTAAACAACAAACTTTAGTGTAA
- a CDS encoding DNA topoisomerase IV subunit B, with the protein MATYTEASVVSLASLEHIRLRAGMYIGRLGDGSQVEDGIYTLFKEVVDNAIDEFIMGYGKTLVIFSDDSTITVRDSGRGIPLGKMIECVSKINTGAKYTQDVFHFSVGLNGVGLKAVNALSEKFTVRSVRKKKYHYAIFHKGILQDSRQGSTKDPDGTEITFSPDPTIFTNFSFNDEFLRKKIHRYTYLHPGLEIIYNNEAFVSQQGLLDLFKEEIPEETLYPPLAFHNAELSFLFSHLDTHTERYFSFVNGQETIDGGSHLAAFKEAIVKGINEYFGKNFTSNDIREGIVGCIAIKIASPIFESQTKNKLGNTQIRSGIIKEVKSAIIQELKKNKSYADLLLDKIKLNEKTRKNIQFIKQDLKDKQKKLHYKIPQLRDCKFHYNERSLYGEASSIFVTEGESASASILSSRNPLTQAVFSLRGKPMNVFSLEEEKVYKNDELFYLATALGITKNSTQHLRYNKIILATDADVDGMHIRNLLITFFLKTFVSVVENHHLFILETPLFKVRYKDTTLYCYSDQEKTQAIQKLGKKEAHLEVTRFKGLGEISPKEFKTFIGADMRLTPVTISSSESLESLLQFYMGKNTKERKQFIMDNLITNV; encoded by the coding sequence ATGGCAACATATACTGAAGCTAGTGTGGTTTCTCTAGCCTCCTTAGAACACATCCGCCTACGCGCAGGCATGTATATAGGAAGATTAGGAGACGGCTCTCAAGTTGAAGATGGTATCTACACCTTATTTAAAGAGGTGGTGGATAACGCAATCGATGAATTCATCATGGGTTATGGGAAGACTCTTGTCATTTTTAGTGATGACTCTACCATAACTGTACGTGATTCTGGACGAGGGATTCCCTTAGGGAAAATGATCGAATGTGTTTCGAAAATCAATACGGGAGCAAAGTATACTCAAGATGTCTTTCATTTTTCTGTAGGATTAAATGGTGTTGGGTTAAAAGCGGTAAATGCTCTTTCAGAGAAATTTACCGTACGTTCTGTCCGGAAGAAAAAATACCACTATGCCATATTTCACAAAGGCATTTTGCAAGATTCGCGACAGGGATCTACAAAGGACCCTGATGGAACAGAAATCACCTTTTCCCCAGACCCAACGATTTTCACCAATTTTTCTTTCAATGATGAGTTTTTAAGAAAAAAAATTCATCGTTACACCTACTTGCACCCTGGCCTGGAGATCATTTATAATAATGAAGCCTTCGTCTCACAACAAGGTCTTCTTGATCTATTTAAAGAGGAAATCCCCGAGGAAACGCTCTACCCTCCTCTTGCTTTCCACAATGCGGAGTTGTCCTTTTTATTTTCACATTTAGACACGCATACCGAGCGGTATTTTTCTTTTGTTAACGGTCAAGAAACTATAGATGGGGGGTCGCATCTCGCAGCTTTTAAAGAGGCGATTGTTAAAGGTATCAATGAGTATTTTGGAAAGAATTTCACAAGCAATGATATCCGTGAAGGGATTGTAGGCTGTATTGCTATAAAAATTGCTTCGCCGATTTTTGAATCGCAAACAAAAAATAAACTGGGCAATACACAAATTCGCTCAGGCATAATCAAAGAAGTCAAAAGTGCGATTATTCAAGAGCTTAAAAAAAACAAATCTTACGCAGATCTTCTTCTGGACAAGATTAAGCTAAATGAAAAAACGCGAAAAAACATCCAATTCATAAAGCAAGATCTTAAAGACAAGCAGAAGAAACTGCATTATAAAATTCCGCAACTTCGTGATTGTAAGTTCCACTATAATGAGCGTTCTCTTTATGGCGAGGCGTCATCGATTTTTGTGACGGAAGGAGAGTCTGCTTCTGCCTCGATTTTATCCTCAAGAAATCCGCTGACACAAGCGGTATTTTCTCTTCGAGGGAAACCTATGAACGTTTTTTCTTTAGAAGAAGAGAAAGTGTACAAAAACGACGAGTTATTTTACCTAGCCACGGCACTAGGTATTACAAAAAATAGCACGCAACACTTGCGTTATAACAAAATCATCCTTGCCACCGACGCTGATGTGGATGGCATGCATATCCGGAATTTATTAATTACATTCTTTTTAAAAACTTTCGTATCCGTTGTTGAAAACCACCACCTGTTTATTTTAGAGACGCCTCTATTTAAAGTTCGTTATAAGGATACGACACTGTATTGCTACTCAGATCAGGAAAAGACTCAGGCAATACAGAAATTAGGGAAAAAAGAAGCGCATTTAGAAGTCACGCGATTTAAAGGGTTAGGAGAAATCTCTCCTAAAGAATTTAAAACCTTTATTGGTGCGGATATGCGTCTGACCCCGGTAACAATTAGTTCATCAGAATCTTTAGAGTCCCTTTTACAATTTTATATGGGGAAAAACACTAAAGAACGGAAACAATTTATTATGGATAACCTGATTACCAACGTATAG